In Apium graveolens cultivar Ventura chromosome 10, ASM990537v1, whole genome shotgun sequence, the following are encoded in one genomic region:
- the LOC141691042 gene encoding uncharacterized protein LOC141691042 — translation MIEYTLKLDFPPKNNEAEYEALIAGLGWARAVRVKNLKVCGDSRLVVSQVNGELETKKDTMAKYLRFVKGILTQFNEWYTEHVPREENTMADALSQFASSKIENYSRSIYFQVLKAPTIHVINLIAPIGVTSYWIYPIKNHLETEWLPGNAQEARKMLIRALRYSLIEGLLYKRSFIIPYLKCLRPLEVKEALKEAHEGICGQYLGGQGPRSQDNSVGILLANYASRCKGLCEEI, via the coding sequence ATGATTGAGTATACTTTAAAGTTGGACTTCCCGCCTAAGAATaacgaagcagaatatgaagcattGATAGCTGGCTTAGGCTGGGCTAGAGCCGTGAGGGTCAAAAAcctgaaggtctgtggagactcaagACTTGTAGTTTCTCAAGTGAATGGAGAGCTTGAGACCAAAAAAGATACTATGGCCAAGTACCTGAGATTCGTAAAGGGAATACTGACTCAGTTCAATGAATGGTACACAGAACATGTTCCAAGAGAGGAGAACACTATGGCGGATGCCCTATCTCAGTTCGCCTCGTCTAAAATCGAGAACTATTCGAGAAGTATCTACTTCCAGGTCTTGAAGGCCCCTACTATTCATGTCATAAATCTGATAGCACCGATTGGTGTGACAAGCTATTGGATATACCCGATCAAGAACCACTTAGAGACTGAGTGGCTCCCCGGTAATGCCCAGGAGGCACGCAAGATGTTGATTAGAGCATTGAGATACTCATTGATTGAAGGCCTTCTATACAAAAGGTCCTTTATTATTCCGTACCTGAAGTGCTTGAGACCTCTTGAAGTAAAGGAGGCACTTAAAGAAGCCCATGAAGGGATTTGTGGACAATACTTGGGGGGGCAGggccctcgctcacaagataactcggTTGGAATTTTACTAGCCAACTATGCTAGCCGATGTAAAGGCTTATGTGAAGAAATATGA